The stretch of DNA gaacggacggcacctccgcgttcaacacacgtacggttgggagagacgtctcctccttcttgatccagcaagggggaggagaagttgatggagatctggcagcacgacggcgtggtggtggaagtagcgggatctcggcagggcttcgccaagctcagcgagagggagaggtgtcacgggagggagagggaggcgccaggggctagggtgcggctgccctccctcccccccactatatatagggcccctaggggggcgccggccctaggagatccaatctctaagggggcggcggccaaggggggaaacttgccccccaagccaagtgaggcgccccccacccctagggtttccaaccctaggcgcagggggaggcccaaggggggcgcaccagcccactaggggctggttcccacgtcacttcagcccatggggccctccaggataggtggccccacccggtggaccaccgggacccttccggtggtcccggtacaataccgattacccccgaaaccttcccggtggccgaaactggacttcctatatataaatctttacctccaaatCATTCCAGAACTCCTAGTGAcgtcgggatctcatccaggactccgaacaaccttcgggttaccgcatactaatatctctacaaccctagcgtcaccgaaccttaagtgtgtagaccctacgggttcgggagacacgcagacatgaccgagatgtctctccggtcaataaccaacagcggcatctggatacccatgttggctcacacatgttccacgatgatctcatcggatgaaccacgatgtcgaggattcagtcaatcccgtatacaattctctttgtccagcggtattgtacttgcccgagattcaatcgtcggtatcccgataccttgttcaatctcgttaccggcaagtctctttactcgttccgtaacacatcatcccatgattaactccttggtcacattgtgcacattatgatgatgtcctaccgagtgggcccagagatacctctccgtcacacggagtgacaaatcccagtctcgattcgtgccaacccaacagacacttttggagatacccgtagtgcacctttatagccacccagttacgttgtgacgtttggtacacccaaagcattcctacggtgtccgtgagttgcacaatctcatggtctaagaaaatgatacttgacattagaaaagctttggcatatgaactacacgatctttgtgttaggtttaggattgggtcttgtctatcacatcattctcctaatgatgtgatcccgttatcaacgacattcaatgtccatggtcaggaaaccgtaaccatctattgatcaacgagctagtcaactagaggcttactaggaacatggtgttgtctatgtatccacacatgtatctgagtttcctatcaatacaattatagcatggataataaacgattatcatgaataaggaaatataataataactaatttgttattgcctatagggcatatttccaacactcaggcccagacaacgagacggtccaacggtccatccagcgcgcccggtatttgtttaaaaaaacaatctcccagccaatcagattgcatctcgcggatcgcccctcctccccgcagattccttctagaagggttagatcgacggccttgatcgccgctagggttagatgaacaGTCCTTATTCAGCGCTAAGGTTAGCAGGGTTTGGAAGGGGTTTGGAACAGTCAAaactatgtttgaccagatttcaaatgagcataataaattaaataaaaatcagaaaaataaaaaacatgcgcatatagtcttcttatgtcatatactaacgatttaggTTGATAAACAAGGTTCACATACATTTAAACGATAAATTCATGTGTATTGTGTGATATCttgagtatctcaaactctcttgtatgaagtgaagagaagtgttttggaaaaatgaacatgaaaatttcaaaaaactcatcacagcttcattttagagtgactaagaagCTAGCCATGAAGACCTTCTCGTACAAAAACACATAAATTTACGGGGACCCTAATTGCACTCTGGTAAAACCCGACTGAACCACGCAATCCCTATCCCGTCGGCTGCAATCCCTCCTCCGCCCCGCCGTTGCTAGCGCTCCCCAACTTGGTCGTTTCTCCTCTTTCTTTTCCTCTCCACCATGGCCGGCGCTGCTCGCGGACGTGGCGGGTCGCCGCCGCGCAAGCTCGCGCGTCATGGCGCGGAGGCCGGCAGCTGCAGTCGGCCCCGCCTTCGCGCCATGGCGCTCGAAGCAAGCCCGCGAACACGGCGGGCGGAGCCCTTAGGACGGCTTCCATGAGCTCCATGCCAGTCTTTTCCTACACATCTAGAGGTGCCGGGAGGCGGATGCGAGCTCGTCGCCACAGAGCCGCGGTGGTGGTTAGAGAAGAAGGCACCGCTGCAAAGGACGAGCATGCCCTTGCCAAAGCGCGTCGCAAGTCTGCTGAGAAGTTCTACCTTGGTGTCGATGAGTGAGCCGGTTGATTTTGGTTAATTTGTACTCCCTCAGTTCGTAAGTAGTTATtcaaaaaatgaatgtatctaaatgtattttagttatagatacattcattagatacattcatttttataacaagtaattccgaacggagggagtagtgggtAGTTTGCATTTGCGCACTACAAATTAACACACCACTTCCGGCCGATTTGTTGCTAAAAAATTGTTTCTGGCCATTGTGGATAAAATATTTATCGTGTattaaaataatatattttttgcaGCATAAAACATATTGATTGTGTCCTAGAAAATCTTCATAGTGTATTAAAACAATTCGTCGTGTTTTTTAAATGCTCATTGAGTCTTAAAAATGTCCATCGTGTATTAAAAATATTCATCAAGTGTTTTGACAATGTTCATCTTGTTTTCCAAATAAGCTCATCGCATATTAAAAAAATACCACGGATCAAAATAGGTCATAGTATATTTTTTCAGCGTTTATTATAGAAATGACCATTGTGCTTTAAGAAAACAtcatatattttaaaaatgttcattgtatttAAAAACAGGTTCGATGTGTACTTGAATTTCTTTTTAAGATCCAGCATCGCTGGCGTTCATTGATAATAACAGGAAGCAATGGAAAACAATAAGGTGGTGAAGGTCTTAGGACCAGAGGATTCGAAGATCAAAGAAAAAGGAGAACAACAGCCCCAGAAGTTGCAGCATAATACTCCATACGATCCATACTAGGCAGTGCAGTTCCGACTCTGACGGTGAACTACTAAGAAAACTAGCCAGGGGTGGAGTCACGGAGGATCACCGAATGAACCACCTATCACGCGTCATCGTATACCNNNNNNNNNNNNNNNNNNNNNNNNNNNNNNNNNNNNNNNNNNNNNNNNNNNNNNNNNNNNNNNNNNNNNNNNNNNNNNNNNNNNNNNNNNNNNNNNNNNNNNNNNNNNNNNNNNNNNNNNNNNNNNNNNNNNNNNNNNNNNNNNNNNNNNNNNNNNNNNNNNNNNNNNNNNNNNNNNNNNNNNNNNNNNNNNNNNNNNNNNNNNNNNNNNNNNNNNNNNNNNNNNNNNNNNNNNNNNNNNNNNNNNNNNNNNNNNNNNNNNNNNNNNNNNNNNNNNNNNNNNNNNNNNNNNNNNNNNNNNNNNNNNNNNNNNNNNNNNNNNNNNNNNNNNNNNNNNNNNNNNNNNNNNNNNNNNNNNNNNNNNNNNNNNNNNNNNNNNNNNNNNNNNNNNNNNNNNNNNNGAGAAGAAGAGCCGACTACCACAACCAAGGCCACGCCTCCGACGTTGCTCACCACCATCATCCTTGCTACAGAAGCCACCGTGCACATCCAGTCGCAGGAAGCACCAAAGGGATCAAAATCTTCAAGACGGTGCCCTAAAGAGGGGAACAACGTTGAAGACGATGCCACCGCCTGACCCTACAGCAGGATCTGGGTTTTCACCCGAAGTACTTGATCCGGAATATCTGGCTGCAAGTCCCGACGACACCTCCAAGGAGGATTGCGACGCCCACAGGCGCCATTGCCGCCGGCCGGCCAGCATCGGCCAGACTTTCATCCGAGGCAGCCACTCCCACGCAGTAGGTCGAGGTCGACCCGTGCCTCCACTGGACCGCACACCCCACACACAGCGAGCGGGCCACCACCAAGCCTCCCCGACAACGGGCCTGCAGAGACCAGATCGGGCCCTGCACCCCGCATCCAACCGTGGCCGGAGCCTCTCTGCTCCAGCACCGCTCGCGCTCATGAACCGGTCGCCGTCACCATGCGCCGCCACGCCCAGATCCGCGCCATCTCCCCCGGCCGCCGGACACCAGAGCAGCAGATCGGCCAGAGAAGCCCACCATGCGCTGTCTTGCCCAGATCCGCGGCAGCCTTCTTGCAGCAGCCGAACGCCCGCGCCTGCACCGGCCCCACACCAGACGCACCTCCGCACATCTCAGCAGCCCGGCGCCATCACCTCCACGCCCGCCAAACCACGGCCTAGGACACCAGATCCGCGCCGGAGGACGACTGCGCCCCGGAGCCACACACGCACGGCACCCTCGCTGACACCCCGGGCAGACGCCAGATCCGCACAACATTTCGCCGGATCTGCAGCGCCCGCGCATCTTCTTGCGTCCCCGACCAGAATCACCATGGTTGGCGCCGAACCAGACCGCCGCCAGTTGCCCTTGCCTGCGCACACCGCAGCGCCGTCCCCGCGGCCTCGCTAGCGCACGCATCCCCACCACCTCACCGCTCCAGTGACCCACGCCACCGCGCCAGCAGAGAGCCTCAGCCGAGACCAGCAGCCCCCGCGCCGCAAAGCCCGGGCGAGGGTAAACGGCCCCGTCGTCGCCAGCATtgcacgggctttgcccggcgacgcCCGAGGGCGGCAGCGATGGGGAGGGGAGCGGGGTGGGGTCTGCTGGCCGGCGCTGCCTTTTGGCTCCCGGGCCGCCGCGGGAAGGCGACACatcgtgtatttgaaaaatgttcgttgTGTCTTAAAAAATACTTCGCCGTGTCTTCAAATTTTTCATCTgtacttcaaaaatgttcatcaagcTTTAAAAAAATTTCATCGTATATGCTCATCGTGTCTTACAAATGTCCTCGTGTATTCCAAATGTCCatcatgtgttttaaaaatgttcatcgtgtattagAAAAGTACCATGCATCAAAATTGTTGATGGTGTATTTAGAACATGTTCATCTTACATTTTAAAAATGGTCATCTTGTGGTGCTGGATAAAAACAAGCACGAAAAATGCGAAGTTATGTTTACACGTCAGGATCGCCTTGTGCTGGGGTGCTCCTATCATTCTGAAGTTATTCGTATCATTCAACAAGCAGTTTAAGCCTGTGAACCTGTCGAAACAAAAGAAGCCACTGATCAATGTTGGAAATAAACTTTGcggcttcagaaacttcagttctgTAGGTTCAGTTTCAGGTGTCGTTTTCTTCAGTTTCGTCAGTTGGCAGATTTGTTAGTTAGAAGGTTTAGCTCCCAGGCTTAATGGAGTGGATGAGGATGGCGCATAGTCAATGAAGTTTCTGTAATCTGCATAAATAGAAGAGAATAAAGAGCAGAAAAGCCGCGGAAGTTTGTGCATCCCAAAACCTCATCTTCTACCTCTCGTACTTTTGCTTTGAAAACGACATTAGTCAACAGTAGAAGTAAAAGAAACTGAAGCCACTGAAACTGAATTCCCTCGGAAAAAGAAATAAAAGCCACTGAAACTGAAGCACTTACACTGGAAAGCAATGTTTGCATTCTTCAGGAGCCTGCTTCACAAGAAAATACAGCTTGATTGGTTTAGCAGCCAAGACTAACACAGCGGAGGCCGTGTCCCGCTTAGTACAATTCATTTCACAATGAAAACCAAGTTCgagcatttatcatgaataagaaataTCCACGATATCCATTTGTTAAAATACTTGAAAATAATAATGTTAAGAGTACACCTTATCCTCCTCAACTCACTACCATCTCAAAATACACATAATTGAAAAGGTTCACTAGTGATAATTAATCCATGAATCATACAACAGGTTCTCTAAACTGCAGCTTGAAGTGCAAGAGCATTATTTTGAGAAGACTTGCCCCAAACTCGGGAAGTGAATACGGACGTGCGAGGGTATCACCTTGTTGAATTTATAGCTAAGCGACGACGTCTCCTTGAATGTCCATTCCTGAAGCATGTGCTTGCACCTCACACACACAGGACTCTTGTATAGtcttatgttctccagattcacagcTGCTTCCACGACATCTCTGGCAAATCGCACGAGTTTGTCTGCTGCATGAAACCTCCCATAGATACTGAGCTCTGTCAGGTTGTGGTGCTTGAAATCAGATGCAGATGGTTCCCACTCTAGTCCCTTGTCCTTCTCCTTGCAAACCACAGGCAACTCCCTCCGCTTCCCTGTTACCATTTCACATTGATGATTCCGCACCTGCATTCGGTCAGGTAATTATTTTTCCTAACTGGTCACACAAAGTTTGAACATCGAAAATGAGAACTGAATAATCGGTACAAGAGTTCACCAAGATGTGTAGTTCCTTAAGGTTGGGTGCGCCATGGAGTAAGAACATTGTCCAAGTCAGATCACACTCTTCAGCAATGTTAATCCAATTCACAATCCTGAGTTTGTGGAACACCGGTAACAATTGTCTACGACCTTCCGGTTTGACCCAAATCTGCAAAAGATGTAGTAATGTAGGATCATGTTAACCAAAAAATAATGATTACAACCTCCCCACGACATGGCCAGCAAAACATATACACGTCGCTGACAACATTGAGGACCTTCACTAACCTTTTCACTTTTGAAGTCCAAAGACAGCTTGCTTATGGCAGAGTTACCAAGCAACTCACTTAACTTGAGCATCTTGTGCCAAGTGAAAGCAACATTAATGATGGACACAGTCTGGAGCAGTGGGACATAGCCAAGACAGAAGGGGTCGTCCCGAGATCTAAACACATTAAATTTCAGCTTCGTGAGCTTTGGTGCCCACTTCAGATCAACCCTCTCAAGACGGCCACAGACAATCACTAGTTCACTGAGTTGCGGGTGTTCCACTTCCAGCAAAGACTGAATACCCATGTCACATTCGTATACTGAAATTTTGGGGAAGTCTGATTGTCCTAACCTCAAATTCTCTAGCGTGAGGCGTGCAAGACCACCAAATGCatttggacacgaaccaaagaatgACATGAACTGCTTTCCATATGTGAGCAGCTCATTCTTGGTACACTTTTTACGCACCTTCGTCAAGATTGTAAACTCAGCTGAATCAACCTTTTGTGTTGCTATGGCGTTGGCAACAGTCTGGCCAATTAAAATGGACTCATCTCCCAAGTAGAATTGCATGCGCAACAGGTGAATGGGGTACAGACTTCCAGCTCTCCTTTCCAGTATGCTCCTGGTTGCTTCCAGCACGGTGGTGTTGGCCCGAACTATATCATCTGGGGTTAACTTGCTCCAGTCTTCGTGCTTCGGCTCAAAAGAACCAGCCAATATAACAACTTTGGACAGTATAGCAGGGATCTGCTTCCAACGTCTGGAGAGGACGGTGGTTCGTGCGACGTCAACGATACCAAGTCGCTCGACAATGTTGAGCAGAacgtcatcaggcaacttgctgagcCGATCATCTTGACTGTCCTCCTACATTTGATAAGGAAACAAATAAGAGTTGATTTCTTATTAGCATCATCATCATAGTTGCCTACGAAGCACAGATACGGACAAATCTGCCATTTCCAGGTACATAAGGCCGCTTATAGAGAGGATGATCCAGCTAGAGCTCAAAGGCTGACAACACCAACAACCATACACTAATTGGTAAGTATAACAATTCGTATAGCAGTTTCGATATTATATAATTCGTATATTTCCCACATAAAAATGCAATATTGATTATATATTCCCACCAAAACTAAAAGAAATACCACGAGTTCTGAACTTCTGCTTATGGTTCCTACTTACTATTATTCACCACCATGTAGTTTTCTTTGGCGGGTGATGTTGTAAGAGGACCTAGGTAAGGAAAGAGGATCAGGAGGAGGAACTAACCACCATGTTCGCCATCACCGGAGAGGTTTTGCGATGTCTCGGGACTTGCTGGCCTCCGGCGAATTCTAGTGACTGCCAGGGAGACCACCGCTTGGCAGGGGCAGAGCTAGCAATTGACAACAGGATGGTCCGCCTCAAAagaattgacaacaaatatgacatgtaaaGATTGTAACTAATTGCAAATTACCACATAGAAATAGATTAATATGGTCTTACAAACACACTAATCAGAGGTTGGGGAACTGGAAAATGGTACCTCAAATCAGGCTGCGGCCACGGGCGGTGGCGCGGCTGGCTCCGagcgccgggcaggccgcgggcgcgACGGAGAGGTAGGTGCGGAGGAGCCTCCTGGTAGGATGGGCGGCCGGCGACGGGCAAGGGCGGCGAGGCAAGCAGAGGCGGGGACGGGGCGGCCGCCGGCTGGGCGTGGGGCAGGGGCGTGGGTTGTTTTGGGTCAaaatgttagggcatctccagccgttggccccccaggacgcataaaaatcgccccttgggggcgagccggcgatacaatcggcgctggggacggttttgcgcccagtcgtcgcccccagctcgtccccaggcgccgaaattggcccactttgcagcccaatttcggcaaataaagggcccatatgggcgagaataggcccatattcggcgtgatttcgccgtgtctcggcattcaattatcaacacaattatttcttatcacatatttcatcacagaaaaatcaaatacttcaataaAATAGtac from Triticum dicoccoides isolate Atlit2015 ecotype Zavitan chromosome 6A, WEW_v2.0, whole genome shotgun sequence encodes:
- the LOC119314702 gene encoding uncharacterized protein LOC119314702 isoform X1, with the translated sequence MSYLLSILLRRTILLSIASSAPAKRWSPWQSLEFAGGQQVPRHRKTSPVMANMVEDSQDDRLSKLPDDVLLNIVERLGIVDVARTTVLSRRWKQIPAILSKVVILAGSFEPKHEDWSKLTPDDIVRANTTVLEATRSILERRAGSLYPIHLLRMQFYLGDESILIGQTVANAIATQKVDSAEFTILTKVRKKCTKNELLTYGKQFMSFFGSCPNAFGGLARLTLENLRLGQSDFPKISVYECDMGIQSLLEVEHPQLSELVIVCGRLERVDLKWAPKLTKLKFNVFRSRDDPFCLGYVPLLQTVSIINVAFTWHKMLKLSELLGNSAISKLSLDFKSEKIWVKPEGRRQLLPVFHKLRIVNWINIAEECDLTWTMFLLHGAPNLKELHILVRNHQCEMVTGKRRELPVVCKEKDKGLEWEPSASDFKHHNLTELSIYGRFHAADKLVRFARDVVEAAVNLENIRLYKSPVCVRCKHMLQEWTFKETSSLSYKFNKVIPSHVRIHFPSLGQVFSK
- the LOC119314702 gene encoding F-box/FBD/LRR-repeat protein At3g52680-like isoform X2; protein product: MANMVEDSQDDRLSKLPDDVLLNIVERLGIVDVARTTVLSRRWKQIPAILSKVVILAGSFEPKHEDWSKLTPDDIVRANTTVLEATRSILERRAGSLYPIHLLRMQFYLGDESILIGQTVANAIATQKVDSAEFTILTKVRKKCTKNELLTYGKQFMSFFGSCPNAFGGLARLTLENLRLGQSDFPKISVYECDMGIQSLLEVEHPQLSELVIVCGRLERVDLKWAPKLTKLKFNVFRSRDDPFCLGYVPLLQTVSIINVAFTWHKMLKLSELLGNSAISKLSLDFKSEKIWVKPEGRRQLLPVFHKLRIVNWINIAEECDLTWTMFLLHGAPNLKELHILVRNHQCEMVTGKRRELPVVCKEKDKGLEWEPSASDFKHHNLTELSIYGRFHAADKLVRFARDVVEAAVNLENIRLYKSPVCVRCKHMLQEWTFKETSSLSYKFNKVIPSHVRIHFPSLGQVFSK